In Lycium ferocissimum isolate CSIRO_LF1 chromosome 7, AGI_CSIRO_Lferr_CH_V1, whole genome shotgun sequence, the sequence TACAGTAATTCATTTAAATTTAGATAAGTTGATTTATCtattaaaacaacaaaaataattaatatgacATCTACAATCAACCgctaataaagataaaattttgCTCGAGGTTCACTTATAATTCCAACATCCAATAACAGCCAAGATGTAGGCgacaaaatttaaagtgtagttggaaaaaaaattagcaagCACACTTTCTGAAATGTTTTGCACTCTCGTACCCCCTTATCATTGACCGCCAAATACCTGTAAAAAATGAAGAGCAGCCTCCATCAGAACATTAGCAAGtctttccccccccccccctccctccccccctTTTTAGAAGAAATGGAGGTGAATGGGTGAAAAGGGAACTTACTCCGGCTAAAACGTCCTTAGACAGCTTAGGCTTGATTTTTCCAGCTTCATCTGCCACAGGTTTTTTCTGGGAAAATTGTCGTATCACCTTTGGCGCAAACTGTTCACTTGGGAAATCAGAAATTACCCCAGATTCCTGTTGCACCTTTTGCTTCTGAAAAGATAGAACAATTAAAATGTACAGGATTATATTACACGGTTCTGAAAGATATATTGCATAAGGTAAGATGAAACTGAGTGATCGAATAcctaaactaaaactgaacaTAGGGCTATAATACATTACACCAAGTAATAATAATTCGGGGCGAGGAAAAGAGGGCATCTCAATTTACCCCTTTATTTTGCACAGAAGTaacatctttaatttttttagttttgctAAAAGAGACTTTTTCTAACATCAATTGATATATTAACAATATACATCAGAAGTTATCAATGAAAAAATAAAGCTGTCTCATGTTATTTCTACTATTTAAAGAATGAAAACTCAAAAAGGAGATGATAAATAAGAAACTCAATCGAGGGAGGAACAAAACTGCTGCTTAACAACTATTTCCACGTTAAAGAATCCATTAAAAATGGATCACTGACCTTCTTCATTCGTTCTTCAATAGAACTTAAAGCGCGAGATTTATCAACTTGTGTAAGGTAGAAATCACGCTCCCTCTTAGCAGCAGAAAGCTCCAAAGCTAGCTTCTGCTCACGAACTGCGTGCCTTTGTGCTGCAAAATGTTTGTAAAGAATCAATTAAGCTGTGAATGGAGACTGAAGAATGTAACATTACCCAATAAATTGAAAATAACAGCGTACCAATTTCATCAGTAACATCATCCCATTTGATTTTAGACAAGTATTTGACATTCCAAATGTCATAATAGAATGATGACCTTTTCCTTCCACCTATACAACCAAAAATTTGACAATAGAGTCAATAACCTCTCAACGTCACTGCAAATGtaagaaaaagaagtttttttgttttttgtttttgttttgatgaagtagaaaaagaagaagttgaaaGCTGAATCTGAAGAATACAAACAATGATAGTCATTATGTTACTATTGTTGTGACACAAATGGTATAATGCAGCATAACCATGTTCGTCTACCCGTAATAGAAGCCAAAATTTTGGCTAGTATCTGAATTATTGGTGTTTCCCCTAAAATATGTGTAACAAGCAGAATAACTAGTcaactgaaaaagaaaatagaaacacTTGCCAAACTTGCTGCAAGATGCTATGATGGTACCCTATGAACCAAAAAGCTGGAAAGCTATGTAAATAGCCTGAATGTCTTAATAGAATTCCTTAaactggaaaagaaagaaaagagaggcatTTCCAAAGAAAAATATGTTACCCATCTGTTGACCATTTAACATATTTGCGACTCTCTTGGCAACACTCTTCTTCGTAAATTCAATCCATCTACAGATATAGATGACAGTTTAATTATTTTCGGTAACAAATGTCATAATCTTGCAGATGCAAGATGCAGAATTCATCATTGCAAATTTGTAATGAAGGATAAATAACAGATAAATCTGATTTTAGTTCACAGAAACCAAAGTAAAGCATACCCTTCTGAAAATGCTTGCCCTCGGAACCCACCTGCCCGTTTCCGATTCATTTGAGCAGCAGCAGCTGTATGGAAGCAAATTAACAAACAAACTAAGCTGAGGAGGAGGGAAAACATGCTGCATAGTGAAGCATCTAACCAATATCTCTGAAGATGTTGATCAAATGAAAAGTAGTGAAGATATAAGAGCATAAATAAGGAACTCAACAAACCTTCAGGTACAAGATATATTCTCTGAATTTCTCCAAACTGAGAAAGAACCTGTCGAAGTTTCACGTGGTCCATACGAGGTGGTACTCTACTTACGTGACAAACTCCATGTTTTTCCACCTTCACaccttctttaaaagactttttcttctttttaacttTTCGCACCTCTGTTTTAGCTTCATCTCCCCTCTGTTCTTCTCCACGTGCTGTACTTATTTCCTCAATTTCCAAATCTTTCTCACCCATCTAATGAAAATGATACCGCTGAAGGAGAATACCAGCTCTGTGTAACAGATAAATCTTCTGCTATAGTGGAATTTGTCCGCTAAAGCTACAAGAATAAtttgcaatattttttttagcaaacataaattaggacagtaGATCCCCACTCCCCACCCCGCCCCCCAGGACAGTTGAAAGATTGGAAACCACCTTCACGTACTAAGTGGGCGTTTGGACATAAGAAtgttttcaagttgaaaatggtatttggaaattggagttgtgtttggacatgaatacAATTGGAGTTGTTATTGAGttttgtgagtgatttggagtgaaaattgtgaaaacagctttttggaatttttcaaAATTGGGAAATCCTGGAATATTCAAGTTGAATTCCGCAAAATTGTAACAATTCTATGTCCAAACGGTTTTCCGGAATAATTTTCCAGAAAAGAGTGAAAACTATCCATGGCCAGATGGGCACTAATATTAGGACTCACCAAATACTCAGTGGCTCAGAAgaacaaaataaacaacaatAGGAAAGttcatcatattgtatgttgtttTGGTTACTAATAactatcaaaaaaagaaaacaagttgCTCTCATTCATTCGTCGAAAGCATTTTACAACAGTTGCGTGTCGAGAAGCTTTATTTGGTTTAACAACAAATTGAGACATCACGGGATTTCAATCTTAAATTTAAACACGaaagctgaaaaaaaaaaaaaaaaaaaaaaagataaatacataatacaagGAGTAGCAAAATAACCATGGTGATGGAAAACATTAAGTTATTAGAGATATCAAACGattaaaacataa encodes:
- the LOC132065205 gene encoding pre-rRNA-processing protein ESF2; this encodes MGEKDLEIEEISTARGEEQRGDEAKTEVRKVKKKKKSFKEGVKVEKHGVCHVSRVPPRMDHVKLRQVLSQFGEIQRIYLVPEAAAAQMNRKRAGGFRGQAFSEGWIEFTKKSVAKRVANMLNGQQMGGRKRSSFYYDIWNVKYLSKIKWDDVTDEIAQRHAVREQKLALELSAAKRERDFYLTQVDKSRALSSIEERMKKKQKVQQESGVISDFPSEQFAPKVIRQFSQKKPVADEAGKIKPKLSKDVLAGVFGGQ